The following coding sequences are from one Culex quinquefasciatus strain JHB chromosome 1, VPISU_Cqui_1.0_pri_paternal, whole genome shotgun sequence window:
- the LOC119765054 gene encoding uncharacterized protein LOC119765054, whose product MSSAGVSSSTLMPIKEKTVQESPVHMVGPLTGYKATLVRVDFVQRISLMFVKILAAIFATCAVLCMVLMLPQERPTEPMDVDLQHGPLTDYKTSLVGALFLQQVALICVLQLWAIAVLQKPKDLSEPMEVDLEVDIELDLEHPEVMDTS is encoded by the exons ATGAGTTCCGCAG gaGTCTCCTCTTCCACCCTGATGCCGATCAAGGAGAAAACAGTACAGGAAAGCCCGGTGCACATG GTTGGACCTTTAACGGGCTACAAGGCGACGCTTGTACGAGTGGACTTTGTTCAACGAATTTCGCTGATGTTTGTGAAGATTCTTGCGGCGATTTTTGCAACATGTGCCGTCTTGTGTATGGTCTTGATGCTTCCGCAGGAGCGTCCAACGGAGCCCATGGATGTGGACCTTCAG CACGGACCTTTAACGGATTACAAGACATCACTCGTCGGAGCACTCTTCCTTCAGCAAGTTGCGCTGATCTGCGTGCTGCAATTGTGGGCGATCGCGGTCTTGCAGAAGCCGAAAGATTTGAGTGAGCCCATGGAGGTGGACCTCGAGGTGGACATAGAGTTGGATCTGGAGCACCCTGAAGTGATGGACACATCATAA